The following are encoded together in the Thermosipho atlanticus DSM 15807 genome:
- a CDS encoding phosphate ABC transporter substrate-binding protein PstS: MKKVYFLIVIFAFFGVAFSSTLVIKGSNTIFPIAQLWIEEFKKVHPNVEITLEGAGSSTGIAALFNGTTDIANASRWLKDKELQKMHELGKYFIPIVIGYDGIAIIVNKNLKIDEISIETLAKIYSGKIRYWNQIDPNLPKKTILVYSRNTASGTYETFEKIILKGENMAPWVRMVESTQFEIQTVEKNPYAIAYVGVGYVTEKVKVLKVNGVLPTKENILSGKYPISRPLFMFIDATDGYPERGLIKDYITFGLSKKGQELVEKAGYVAAYGY; the protein is encoded by the coding sequence GTGAAAAAAGTTTATTTTCTTATTGTTATTTTCGCATTTTTTGGTGTAGCATTTTCGAGTACGTTGGTTATTAAAGGATCGAACACGATTTTTCCAATTGCTCAGTTGTGGATTGAAGAGTTTAAAAAGGTACATCCAAATGTTGAGATCACATTAGAAGGAGCTGGGTCTTCAACAGGAATTGCTGCATTATTTAACGGAACAACAGATATAGCAAATGCTAGTCGTTGGTTAAAAGATAAAGAGTTACAAAAAATGCATGAGTTAGGAAAGTATTTTATTCCTATAGTAATAGGATATGACGGAATAGCAATAATTGTGAATAAAAATCTCAAAATTGATGAAATTTCTATTGAAACACTTGCAAAAATATATTCTGGAAAAATAAGATATTGGAACCAAATTGATCCCAATCTTCCTAAAAAAACAATATTAGTTTACTCAAGAAATACTGCTTCAGGAACATACGAAACATTTGAAAAAATAATTTTAAAAGGCGAAAACATGGCTCCATGGGTAAGAATGGTGGAAAGTACCCAATTTGAAATACAAACAGTTGAAAAAAATCCTTATGCAATAGCATATGTAGGGGTTGGATATGTAACTGAAAAAGTAAAAGTATTAAAGGTTAATGGTGTTTTACCAACAAAAGAAAATATTCTAAGTGGGAAGTACCCTATTTCAAGACCACTATTTATGTTCATAGATGCCACTGATGGATATCCTGAGAGAGGATTAATAAAGGATTATATTACATTTGGTCTTTCGAAAAAAGGACAAGAGTTAGTAGAAAAAGCCGGTTATGTAGCAGCTTATGGATATTAA
- a CDS encoding response regulator transcription factor, whose product MKRILIVEDDVPIREVLAKFLISENYEVEEAGSILEMREKLENEKYDMILLDIMLPDGFSIDELPEIKINYPEIGIIIISARDSDIDKIYGLEIGADDYITKPFNPREVIARIKAYFRRTSNTGEILRFGNLKIYCDNYIVKIGDKEVELTSKEFEILCLLAKNSNKVFSRDEIIKRVWEDEFISDRAVDVHISNLRDKIGKHWIVTVRGMGYRFNTRGYDV is encoded by the coding sequence ATGAAGAGAATTCTGATAGTGGAGGATGATGTACCAATAAGAGAAGTTCTTGCTAAATTTTTAATTTCTGAAAATTATGAAGTTGAGGAAGCTGGAAGTATTTTGGAAATGAGGGAAAAACTTGAAAATGAGAAATACGATATGATCTTACTTGATATAATGCTTCCAGATGGTTTTTCGATAGATGAATTACCTGAAATAAAAATTAATTATCCAGAGATTGGAATTATAATAATTTCAGCTAGAGACAGTGATATAGACAAAATATATGGGCTTGAAATAGGTGCTGATGATTATATTACTAAGCCTTTTAATCCAAGAGAAGTGATTGCTCGGATTAAGGCATATTTTAGAAGAACAAGTAATACAGGTGAAATTTTAAGGTTTGGAAATTTAAAAATTTACTGTGATAATTATATAGTTAAAATTGGAGATAAAGAGGTTGAGCTTACGTCCAAAGAGTTTGAAATATTGTGTTTGCTTGCAAAGAATAGTAACAAAGTGTTTTCAAGGGATGAAATAATAAAAAGAGTGTGGGAGGACGAATTTATATCTGACAGAGCGGTTGACGTTCACATAAGTAATTTGAGAGATAAAATTGGAAAACACTGGATTGTTACTGTGAGGGGAATGGGTTATAGATTTAATACAAGGGGATATGATGTTTAA
- a CDS encoding ABC transporter permease, producing MRFFYGILIFIITWGVLSFLINSPFVLPTPIQVGKVFIEIIQTKILWTSLLSSIYKGIIALFLTIILGFIFGFFMGICDMCFELLRPIFAVFQTVPVISWLVLVIFLWGISSKGPIFITVLSLLPNTTFAVAYGVRNTDKSLLEMAKVFNVSKKKIIKNLYFGSVIPFILTAFEVVSGNLWKVIFVSEYLCGKDGIGVQIAWARQYVDVPKVYALTIFAVILGILSERLSKFFINNFLRDWEYGSRT from the coding sequence ATGAGATTTTTTTACGGTATTTTAATCTTCATTATCACTTGGGGCGTTCTATCATTTTTAATCAATTCTCCATTTGTTCTACCTACACCTATTCAAGTAGGAAAGGTTTTTATTGAAATTATACAAACAAAAATTTTATGGACTTCTCTTTTATCTTCAATATATAAAGGAATTATAGCTCTTTTTCTAACGATTATTTTGGGGTTTATTTTTGGATTTTTTATGGGAATTTGTGATATGTGTTTTGAATTGCTAAGACCTATTTTTGCTGTTTTTCAGACAGTTCCTGTTATTTCTTGGTTAGTACTTGTAATTTTCTTATGGGGAATTAGTTCAAAAGGTCCTATTTTTATTACCGTTTTATCTTTGCTCCCAAATACAACTTTTGCAGTAGCATATGGAGTTAGAAATACTGATAAATCTTTGCTTGAGATGGCTAAAGTATTTAATGTTAGCAAAAAGAAGATTATTAAAAACTTATACTTTGGGTCTGTCATACCTTTTATTTTAACCGCTTTCGAAGTTGTTTCTGGAAATCTTTGGAAAGTAATTTTTGTCTCAGAATATCTCTGTGGAAAAGACGGAATAGGAGTTCAAATAGCTTGGGCAAGACAATATGTCGATGTTCCGAAAGTTTATGCTCTGACCATTTTTGCAGTAATATTAGGCATTCTATCTGAAAGATTATCCAAATTTTTCATCAATAATTTTTTAAGGGATTGGGAATATGGTAGTCGAACTTAA
- a CDS encoding MFS transporter — MGKNEKFLILEGIFTNFYFILTQGVIFTSIALYFGFNEVLLGVTASFPMIFQLFQIITPAIIEKFKYRKRLLMIFNSFKLSWIIVLFSLLTGKISPLILILILAISQAFSSFAGNTWTSLVSDVIPPEKRGNYFGLRSMLISFSTLIIFYFYSYTIDNVSAPSNYIFVILITLLGTFLGILSLIPVDDPPIKTLGTLSELKVVFTEKNFIKLSIANMYWNFILLLTAPFFSYHQLKNLHIPLTYISYATIAMTLISMLFYFVWGKISDKFGNKTIMIWGITFVSITPFVWILMNEQHWPYGLILDAVISGIGWAAINISMLIFPMEAAKRISPMYFAVFGFFGGVGGLIGSFSGGYLASYFNQLNFYIGNYHLFGLQVYFIIEGLLRFLSIPLFASVKTKKYVSPRIFIFNILNIIARRPTQRIYENAKLGNVYILKKVSLKNQRIKRWW, encoded by the coding sequence ATGGGCAAAAATGAAAAATTTTTGATATTAGAAGGAATTTTTACAAATTTCTACTTTATTTTAACTCAAGGGGTTATCTTTACCTCAATTGCACTTTATTTTGGTTTCAATGAAGTGTTATTAGGAGTTACGGCCTCCTTCCCTATGATATTTCAACTTTTTCAAATTATTACACCTGCTATCATTGAAAAATTTAAATATCGTAAAAGGTTATTAATGATATTCAATTCGTTTAAACTTTCGTGGATTATCGTATTGTTCTCATTACTAACAGGAAAAATATCTCCTTTGATTCTAATATTAATCCTTGCTATATCCCAGGCTTTTTCATCTTTTGCAGGAAACACTTGGACATCCCTTGTTTCTGATGTTATTCCTCCTGAAAAAAGAGGAAATTACTTTGGTCTTAGAAGTATGTTAATTTCTTTTTCTACATTAATTATCTTTTACTTTTATTCTTACACAATTGACAATGTTTCTGCACCTTCGAATTATATTTTTGTTATTTTAATCACCCTCCTTGGAACTTTTCTTGGCATTCTTTCTCTTATACCTGTTGATGATCCACCAATAAAAACTCTAGGAACACTAAGTGAATTAAAAGTAGTTTTCACCGAGAAAAATTTCATAAAACTTTCAATAGCAAATATGTATTGGAATTTTATTTTGTTATTAACTGCCCCATTTTTTTCATACCATCAATTAAAAAATTTACACATACCTCTTACTTACATCAGTTATGCAACAATTGCTATGACTCTTATATCTATGTTATTCTATTTCGTTTGGGGAAAAATAAGTGATAAATTTGGTAATAAAACAATTATGATTTGGGGAATAACTTTTGTTTCAATAACTCCATTTGTTTGGATACTAATGAATGAACAACATTGGCCATATGGACTAATTCTTGATGCTGTTATCTCTGGAATAGGGTGGGCAGCAATTAATATTTCCATGCTTATCTTTCCTATGGAAGCTGCTAAAAGAATCTCACCTATGTACTTCGCTGTTTTCGGATTTTTTGGGGGAGTCGGCGGATTAATAGGCTCTTTCTCCGGAGGATATTTAGCCTCATATTTTAACCAATTAAATTTTTACATTGGTAATTACCATCTCTTTGGTCTTCAAGTTTATTTTATAATTGAAGGTTTACTTAGATTTCTCTCAATTCCCTTATTTGCAAGTGTCAAAACCAAAAAATATGTTTCACCTAGAATATTTATTTTCAATATATTAAATATTATTGCTAGAAGACCTACACAGAGAATTTACGAAAACGCCAAACTGGGAAATGTTTATATACTAAAAAAAGTATCATTAAAAAACCAGAGAATCAAAAGATGGTGGTAA
- the phoU gene encoding phosphate signaling complex protein PhoU, with protein MDTLHYEREFSLLKADISKMLSLVADSFEMSLSSLELIDPNLARKVLLLDDEIDAINREIEEKVYEIIARYTPISKDLRYVITMIKFSNNLERIADLSCNVAEKTIDLYNNKQSYNMPKQIKEMFGITLKMLHDTFLAFSKRDVELSKKIWFEDQKLDDIEIEIRGIVKGEKNCDILSVLIARDLERIGDHLTNLCEEIIYIEKGEEIKKILEGDKNEENSDSGG; from the coding sequence ATGGATACATTGCATTATGAAAGAGAGTTTTCTTTATTAAAAGCGGATATTTCAAAGATGCTTTCGCTTGTCGCAGATTCATTTGAAATGTCACTCAGCTCTTTAGAACTTATTGACCCAAATCTTGCAAGAAAAGTTTTACTTCTTGACGATGAAATAGATGCAATTAATAGGGAAATAGAGGAAAAAGTATATGAGATTATTGCAAGATATACTCCCATTTCGAAAGATTTGAGATACGTAATAACTATGATAAAATTTTCCAACAATTTGGAGAGAATTGCAGACCTTTCATGTAATGTTGCTGAGAAAACAATAGATTTATATAATAATAAACAGAGTTATAATATGCCAAAGCAAATTAAAGAAATGTTTGGAATAACTTTGAAGATGCTTCATGATACATTTTTGGCATTTTCAAAAAGGGATGTAGAACTTTCTAAAAAAATATGGTTTGAAGATCAAAAATTAGATGATATAGAAATTGAAATAAGAGGAATTGTAAAAGGAGAAAAGAATTGTGATATACTGAGTGTGTTAATTGCAAGAGATTTAGAAAGAATAGGAGATCATTTGACAAATTTGTGTGAAGAAATTATTTACATTGAAAAAGGTGAAGAAATTAAAAAAATTCTTGAGGGTGACAAAAATGAAGAGAATTCTGATAGTGGAGGATGA
- a CDS encoding PstC family ABC transporter permease yields MLRNIRYFTQMLLIFSFALTAIVALLFLIFFVFKEAAPAIRELGKEPFTSIYWYPTARKPEFGMLALIVATLLLTGFSSIFVIPIGYFVSFYLHTYSTPREKRFIKSIIEILSGVPSVIIGMFILIYISPILLKFEIWSTENFLLASIGLIILSLPYTVSLMTESLDSVDRSLEESSLALGVNKFHTTLKVTSKAAISGILNSVILTINRIIGETMVVLLVAGGAAMIPSSIFDPVKPLTAAIASEMGEVAIGSLHYHALFLAGLILLSISMFLTFLSKRFSRR; encoded by the coding sequence TTGTTAAGAAATATAAGATATTTTACTCAGATGTTATTAATATTTTCTTTTGCGCTCACAGCCATTGTGGCGCTTCTTTTTCTTATATTTTTTGTTTTCAAAGAAGCTGCCCCCGCAATTAGGGAACTCGGAAAAGAACCTTTTACCAGTATTTATTGGTATCCAACTGCTAGAAAGCCAGAATTTGGAATGCTTGCATTGATTGTTGCAACACTACTTTTAACAGGTTTTTCTTCGATATTTGTTATTCCAATTGGTTATTTTGTTTCATTTTATCTGCATACTTACTCCACTCCAAGAGAAAAAAGATTCATAAAGTCGATTATTGAAATCTTATCTGGTGTTCCTTCAGTAATTATTGGAATGTTTATATTAATATATATTTCACCTATACTTTTGAAATTTGAGATTTGGTCAACAGAAAACTTTTTATTAGCAAGTATAGGTTTAATTATCCTTTCTTTACCATATACCGTTTCTTTGATGACTGAATCTTTGGATTCGGTCGATAGATCATTAGAGGAAAGCTCATTAGCACTTGGAGTTAATAAATTTCATACTACATTGAAAGTAACTTCAAAAGCAGCAATTTCAGGAATTTTGAATTCTGTAATACTTACGATTAATAGAATTATTGGTGAAACAATGGTTGTACTGCTTGTTGCAGGTGGAGCTGCTATGATTCCTTCGAGCATATTTGATCCAGTAAAACCACTAACTGCTGCAATTGCAAGTGAAATGGGTGAAGTTGCCATCGGAAGTTTACATTATCACGCCCTTTTTCTTGCAGGTCTCATTCTACTTTCAATTTCTATGTTCCTTACTTTTTTATCAAAAAGATTTAGTAGAAGGTGA
- the pstB gene encoding phosphate ABC transporter ATP-binding protein PstB — protein MDKIIEIKNFSAYYGEKKAVSNVTVDIYKNKITAIIGPSGCGKSTLLRSINRINDEIPGFRIEGNIYFEGKDIYRDIDDVTLYRKKVGMVFQKPTPFPMSIYNNVAFGPKIHGIKSKRKLDEIVEQSLKQAFLWDEVKDELSKPGTALSGGQQQRLCIARTLAVEPEVLLLDEPTSALDPIATRKLEILLEKLSEFYTIILVTHNIGQAIRISEYMMFMYRGELIEFGETSEIVKNPKNSLTEQYLTGKIG, from the coding sequence ATGGATAAAATAATTGAAATAAAAAATTTTAGTGCTTATTATGGAGAGAAAAAGGCCGTGAGTAATGTTACTGTGGATATTTATAAAAACAAAATTACTGCTATAATTGGACCATCAGGTTGTGGGAAGTCGACTCTTTTAAGAAGTATTAATAGAATTAATGATGAGATTCCCGGGTTTAGAATAGAGGGAAATATTTATTTTGAAGGGAAAGATATTTATAGAGATATAGATGATGTAACTTTATATAGGAAAAAAGTAGGGATGGTTTTTCAAAAACCGACGCCATTTCCCATGAGTATATACAACAATGTAGCATTTGGACCTAAAATTCATGGAATAAAAAGTAAAAGAAAACTTGATGAAATCGTTGAACAGTCTTTAAAACAAGCTTTTTTGTGGGATGAAGTTAAAGACGAACTTTCAAAACCGGGAACAGCACTTTCGGGAGGTCAACAGCAAAGATTGTGTATAGCAAGAACATTAGCAGTGGAACCTGAAGTTCTTTTGCTTGATGAACCAACATCTGCTCTTGATCCTATTGCAACGCGAAAATTGGAAATTCTTTTGGAAAAGTTATCAGAATTTTATACAATAATACTAGTTACTCATAATATTGGTCAAGCAATAAGAATATCAGAATATATGATGTTCATGTACAGAGGAGAGTTAATTGAGTTTGGGGAAACATCAGAAATTGTGAAAAATCCTAAAAATTCTTTAACTGAACAATATTTGACTGGCAAAATAGGATAA
- a CDS encoding sensor histidine kinase, with the protein MFNFEVFDFFDEIVILLEKLKIKRRNKLAEKYGINESIEIFSVFTFDKIDELVEHIFSEKDFKIRTKMYFFQISQTRDVVLSYNSSSNLLIIKDVTEIERLKEAKINFTTAVSHELFNPLSVIKANVYLLLDNKETVETALREIEKSVKRMERIIKQLKILSMLELGLYMPKYNEIDIEKVLKEVIEDLNMKIKAKSITIEKKIVQRYFRADGFLIYTILKNLISNAVKYSYKNSTVKIETIDNMIIIEDRGIGIKKEELEKVTERFYRTKDAIKMATGSGLGLSVVKHICSICNYKLKIESNYMMGTKVIVVLNT; encoded by the coding sequence ATGTTTAATTTCGAAGTTTTTGACTTTTTTGATGAAATAGTTATTTTACTTGAAAAATTAAAAATAAAGAGGAGAAATAAATTAGCCGAAAAATACGGTATTAATGAATCTATTGAAATATTTTCGGTTTTTACGTTTGATAAAATTGATGAGTTGGTTGAACATATTTTCAGTGAGAAAGATTTTAAAATTCGAACCAAGATGTATTTTTTTCAAATTTCTCAGACAAGAGATGTGGTTTTATCGTATAATAGCAGCAGCAACTTATTAATAATCAAAGATGTTACTGAAATTGAAAGATTAAAGGAGGCAAAAATAAATTTTACTACAGCAGTTTCACACGAACTTTTCAATCCGTTATCGGTTATAAAGGCAAATGTTTATCTTCTTTTAGATAACAAAGAAACTGTTGAAACTGCACTTAGAGAAATTGAAAAATCGGTAAAAAGGATGGAAAGGATTATAAAACAATTAAAAATACTTTCTATGTTGGAATTAGGTCTTTATATGCCAAAGTATAATGAGATTGATATAGAGAAAGTTTTAAAAGAAGTTATAGAGGATCTTAATATGAAAATAAAAGCAAAATCGATAACTATTGAGAAGAAAATTGTTCAAAGATATTTTCGAGCAGATGGTTTTTTAATTTATACCATATTAAAGAATTTAATTTCGAATGCTGTGAAATATTCATATAAAAACTCAACTGTAAAAATAGAAACAATAGATAATATGATAATAATCGAAGACAGAGGAATAGGTATAAAGAAAGAAGAGTTGGAAAAGGTAACAGAGAGATTTTATAGGACAAAGGATGCAATAAAAATGGCAACAGGATCAGGTTTAGGTCTTTCTGTTGTAAAACATATTTGTTCAATATGTAATTATAAACTAAAAATAGAATCTAACTATATGATGGGCACCAAGGTAATTGTTGTTCTAAATACCTAA
- a CDS encoding ABC transporter ATP-binding protein encodes MVVELKNIKKSFGRLEVLKNISFSLKKRERLVLLGPSGCGKTTLLRIIAGLETFEGILIKNFKKIGYVFQEPRVIPWKTVYENLKFVEDDDKKIENVLKSMKIHEFKDYFPNKLSGGMKQRINLSRALVTEPDLLLLDEPFSSLDIHIKWNLLNDLIKEWNNRDLSLIMVTHDIKEALMLGERILILSNRPAKIIKEYFNVKALSEKSLIKEIVELWNERR; translated from the coding sequence ATGGTAGTCGAACTTAAAAATATTAAAAAGTCATTTGGAAGATTAGAAGTCTTAAAAAATATTAGTTTTTCTTTGAAAAAACGCGAAAGATTAGTGCTTCTTGGCCCTTCAGGGTGTGGTAAAACAACTCTTCTAAGAATAATAGCAGGGTTAGAAACATTTGAAGGTATCCTTATTAAAAATTTTAAAAAAATCGGATACGTTTTTCAAGAACCACGCGTAATTCCTTGGAAAACAGTTTACGAAAACTTAAAATTTGTTGAAGACGATGATAAAAAGATTGAAAATGTTCTAAAATCAATGAAAATTCATGAATTTAAAGATTACTTTCCAAACAAATTAAGCGGTGGTATGAAACAAAGAATAAATCTTTCTAGAGCTTTGGTAACCGAACCAGATCTTCTTCTTTTAGATGAACCTTTTTCTTCGCTGGACATTCATATAAAGTGGAACTTACTTAATGATTTAATTAAAGAATGGAATAATAGAGATCTTTCACTCATAATGGTTACACACGACATTAAAGAAGCATTAATGCTGGGAGAACGGATACTCATTTTATCAAATCGACCTGCTAAAATTATAAAAGAATACTTTAACGTAAAAGCTCTATCCGAAAAAAGTTTAATTAAAGAAATTGTTGAACTTTGGAACGAAAGAAGGTGA
- the pstA gene encoding phosphate ABC transporter permease PstA, with translation MKKDNVISILLKMLSYSISFLVLIFLILVIVNGMKYFSVEFFTSYPTDGMRNGGIFPAILGSIYMILLSSIFAIPFGIITGVFLAEFSENKLSKIIDLSVTSLSGVPSIVFGLFGLSLFCITLGFGTSLIAGALTLSIMTLPVISSATAEAICAIPVELKESAYALGLKRNEVIFKVLLPAAKKRLITAALIGFGRTIGETAPILLTGAVFYSTSLPKNIFSPVMTLPTHIYYLVAAYGESAKWMAQGTASFLMIFVLGIYLIAFLVGGRRNG, from the coding sequence ATGAAGAAAGATAATGTTATTTCTATTTTGTTAAAGATGTTGTCGTATTCTATATCTTTTTTGGTTTTGATATTTTTAATCTTAGTAATTGTTAATGGAATGAAGTACTTTTCAGTAGAGTTTTTTACTTCATATCCTACTGACGGAATGAGAAATGGAGGAATTTTTCCTGCTATTCTTGGAAGTATTTACATGATACTTTTAAGTTCAATTTTTGCTATACCATTTGGAATAATTACAGGAGTTTTTCTTGCTGAATTTTCAGAAAATAAACTTTCTAAAATAATTGATTTATCTGTTACTTCACTTAGTGGTGTTCCTTCAATTGTTTTTGGTCTTTTCGGACTTTCATTGTTTTGTATAACTCTGGGATTTGGTACTTCTTTAATTGCTGGAGCACTTACTCTTTCAATAATGACTCTTCCTGTAATTTCATCTGCAACAGCGGAAGCAATATGTGCAATTCCCGTTGAATTAAAGGAATCAGCATATGCTCTAGGTTTGAAAAGGAACGAAGTAATTTTTAAGGTGTTATTACCTGCCGCAAAAAAGAGGCTTATAACAGCAGCTTTAATAGGTTTTGGAAGAACAATCGGAGAAACTGCTCCTATTCTTTTAACTGGTGCTGTTTTCTATTCCACTTCACTTCCAAAAAACATTTTTTCTCCTGTGATGACACTTCCAACACATATTTACTATCTTGTTGCTGCGTATGGCGAAAGTGCCAAGTGGATGGCTCAAGGGACCGCAAGCTTTTTAATGATATTTGTGTTAGGTATATATTTAATAGCATTTTTGGTTGGAGGTAGAAGAAATGGATAA
- a CDS encoding ABC transporter substrate-binding protein has protein sequence MKKYFIFFLIVFISYFSFSLTFINPFGPTIVPITPMLEGIVKGYVNLNIELWRTPDEAIAKIVSNYAKFAVLPITIAANLYTKGINIKLVGVHEWKVFYLVAKKDINSLSDLKGKTVYSAHGRGQTVDVLLRYLLVSNGLIPDKDVKFAYAPPQEIVALFKAGKVEFAALPEPFVSMCLVNDGKIVLDFQKEWNKISGSQNGIPIAGLFVVGDIAQYKNLIEDVENTFKESINWSNKNLEKTLEFTSKYLTIPTPILKNAMQRIEFRYVPISECKNDVNKFLSTMNELYPEGLPKVPNEEFYLK, from the coding sequence ATGAAAAAATATTTCATTTTTTTCTTAATTGTATTTATTTCTTATTTTTCTTTTTCTCTAACGTTTATAAATCCTTTTGGACCTACTATAGTTCCTATAACTCCTATGTTAGAAGGCATTGTAAAAGGTTATGTAAATCTTAACATAGAACTCTGGAGAACCCCCGATGAAGCTATAGCAAAGATTGTATCGAATTATGCTAAATTTGCAGTATTACCAATCACTATTGCTGCAAATTTATACACAAAAGGTATTAATATTAAATTGGTCGGCGTACATGAATGGAAAGTCTTTTATCTTGTTGCAAAAAAAGATATCAATTCACTCTCAGATCTTAAAGGAAAAACAGTTTATTCAGCTCATGGAAGAGGACAAACTGTCGATGTTTTACTTCGATATTTACTTGTATCAAATGGACTAATACCAGATAAAGATGTTAAATTTGCTTACGCTCCCCCACAGGAAATTGTTGCGTTATTTAAAGCAGGGAAAGTCGAATTTGCAGCTTTACCTGAACCATTTGTTTCTATGTGCCTAGTAAACGATGGGAAAATTGTTTTAGATTTCCAAAAAGAATGGAACAAAATATCTGGTTCACAAAATGGGATTCCAATTGCTGGTTTGTTCGTAGTGGGTGATATTGCTCAATATAAAAATCTTATTGAAGACGTAGAAAATACATTTAAAGAAAGCATAAACTGGTCCAACAAAAATCTAGAAAAAACTTTAGAATTTACCAGCAAATATTTAACTATTCCAACACCTATTCTTAAAAATGCTATGCAAAGAATAGAATTTAGATACGTGCCTATTTCTGAATGTAAAAATGATGTAAATAAATTCCTTTCAACAATGAATGAACTTTATCCCGAAGGTCTTCCCAAAGTACCAAATGAGGAATTCTATCTAAAATGA
- a CDS encoding RtcB family protein, giving the protein MKVDAYIFTDEKGLKEITEAIEQLKNVASLPGIVKAAYGMPDIHWGYGFPIGGVAAFDVEEGIISPGGVGFDINCGVRLLKTPLLYNDVKKHLEKLIQKIYEIVPVGVGSTSKKFNKKDFKNIIEKGVKGAIEIGYGYPEDLECIEDNGHITPASIKDISNKAYERGREELGTLGAGNHFIEIQMIEQIYDKKVANKLGIVENQIIIMIHTGSRGFGHQVATDYIQLMRNSFKNLSIPDKQLIYAPFKSELGQKYFSAMNCAANYAFVNRQIITHYIRIVLSELFNSSAQLIYDVAHNIAKLETHIINNELKKVIIHRKGATRAFGPNRNEIPQKFKQIGQPVIIPGDMGTASYLLVGTDESENIAFSSTAHGAGRLLGRRQAIRQLKLNKILSKLHKSGIIVKSKNKKTIIEEAPEAYKDIDKVIEITNYLSLSKKIARMIPLGVIKG; this is encoded by the coding sequence ATGAAAGTCGATGCATACATATTTACCGACGAAAAAGGATTGAAAGAAATAACCGAAGCAATTGAACAGCTTAAAAATGTTGCTTCACTTCCGGGAATTGTTAAGGCAGCGTATGGAATGCCTGATATTCACTGGGGATACGGTTTCCCCATTGGTGGAGTAGCTGCCTTTGACGTCGAAGAAGGAATAATAAGTCCTGGAGGAGTTGGTTTCGATATTAACTGTGGGGTTAGACTTTTAAAAACTCCACTTTTATATAACGATGTAAAAAAACATTTAGAAAAACTTATACAAAAAATTTATGAAATTGTTCCCGTTGGAGTAGGTTCAACATCTAAAAAATTCAATAAAAAAGACTTTAAAAACATCATCGAAAAAGGAGTTAAAGGAGCAATAGAGATTGGATATGGTTATCCAGAAGATTTGGAATGTATTGAAGATAATGGACATATTACACCAGCAAGTATAAAAGACATATCAAACAAAGCATACGAAAGGGGAAGAGAAGAACTTGGTACCCTAGGCGCTGGAAATCATTTTATAGAAATCCAAATGATTGAACAAATTTATGATAAAAAAGTAGCAAACAAACTAGGAATTGTTGAAAACCAAATAATTATTATGATTCATACTGGAAGTCGAGGTTTTGGTCATCAGGTTGCTACTGATTATATTCAACTTATGCGAAATTCTTTTAAAAATCTATCTATTCCTGACAAACAATTAATTTACGCACCATTTAAAAGTGAATTAGGACAGAAATATTTTTCTGCAATGAATTGTGCAGCAAATTATGCTTTTGTAAATAGACAAATAATTACCCATTATATTAGAATTGTGCTTAGTGAACTTTTTAATAGTTCTGCTCAACTTATTTACGATGTCGCCCACAATATTGCTAAACTTGAAACTCACATTATCAACAACGAATTAAAGAAAGTTATTATTCATAGAAAAGGAGCAACAAGAGCATTTGGACCTAATAGAAATGAAATTCCTCAAAAATTTAAACAAATTGGTCAACCAGTTATAATTCCTGGAGATATGGGAACAGCTTCATATCTTCTTGTTGGTACAGATGAATCAGAAAACATTGCTTTTTCTTCTACCGCACACGGTGCAGGAAGATTGCTTGGAAGAAGGCAGGCAATTAGACAATTAAAATTGAACAAAATTCTTTCAAAACTTCATAAAAGTGGCATAATTGTAAAAAGCAAGAACAAAAAGACTATAATTGAAGAAGCCCCGGAAGCGTACAAAGATATAGACAAAGTTATTGAAATCACAAATTATCTGAGTTTATCTAAAAAGATTGCAAGAATGATTCCTTTGGGGGTTATAAAAGGATAA